The sequence AATAAGACCTTCCCCCAATCGTTCAATTGCCAAAGCACCTCTACTAATTGTTCGCCAAGTGGGGTAAGAGAATATTCGACACGAGGCGGTAATTCGTTAAAGGATTTTTTGGTTAAAATACCATCTGCAATCATTTCATTTAATTGTTGGTTCAAAACACGTCTGTCGACTTTTGCGATACCTCTTAACATTTCGCTCGGACGTTTTTCGCCTTCGTTTATACGCCATACAATCGGGATTTTCCATTTTCCACTAATGGCATTAACAGCTATTTCCAGCGGACAAATTTTTTCTTCTATCGCTCGTTCCTTTGTTTTCATAAAATTGACTTTTTTGTCCCATAGGGACAATAATATGCGGTATTGTGGTTCTGAATTTACTTTCAAAACTTTGCAAAAATAATAAACAAGATATGAAAAATTTAAAGCAACAAATTGAGGAACTAAATGAAAATTTAGCAATACAACTTCCCACAGAAGTTTTAGAGGTATTCGGCAAATCCATTCAAGACTTGAAAGCCCAAGGTATTGAGGGCAGCAGTATTGGAACAGGCGAAAGGTTTCCCGATTTCAGCCTGCCAAATACAATTGATGAAACCGTAGAGTTAAAGAAGCTTCTAAAGAATAGGAAAGTGATTGTAGCTTTTTTGCAGGTTAGCCCGAATCGAACGTTTAAGCATACTCCTTACCACTATGCTATGAAAAAGGTCAATTGAGTAAAAATAGAGGTATCCAAACCAGTTATGAAAGTGGACAATAGTGCATACAGTCACTCTTTTCAGGTCGTCTTCTGCTTCTGCTATCGAAATTGATATATACGCCTTCAAATGCCTATCATCCAATAAAAGGATGGTTTCATTTGGAGACCTATCCGAAACCGAAGCAATATGATGGCTAGTACCTTTTTCTATACACATTGCAATACTGACAGTACTTTCTTTTTTTGATGTCTTTAAACCAAAAGGTTTGACCAACATGTTACGCAATTTGAATAATGCTTTTATCCAACTTTTTTCTGATCCCCAAAAAGCAACCTGCAAATGGTCGGGAG comes from Chryseobacterium sp. 3008163 and encodes:
- a CDS encoding winged helix-turn-helix transcriptional regulator — translated: MKTKERAIEEKICPLEIAVNAISGKWKIPIVWRINEGEKRPSEMLRGIAKVDRRVLNQQLNEMIADGILTKKSFNELPPRVEYSLTPLGEQLVEVLWQLNDWGKVLLKHSNEE
- a CDS encoding DUF2867 domain-containing protein, which codes for MNLKVNKVNVDKAFLANKYLPANYADAFECIAPISNHVTPDHLQVAFWGSEKSWIKALFKLRNMLVKPFGLKTSKKESTVSIAMCIEKGTSHHIASVSDRSPNETILLLDDRHLKAYISISIAEAEDDLKRVTVCTIVHFHNWFGYLYFYSIDLFHSIVVRSMLKRSIRANLQKSYNHFPIL